TACAATCTTTCCTCAGGAATACTGAATCAACTCGTTGCGGATAGTATAAcaggtatttcttttatttatatatgtaattttatttgtatttacatctaatataatttcattaatataatattaagctgGCCAAATAAGTCTACAATCTTTCCTCAGGAATACTGAATCAACTCGTTGCGGATAGTATAAcaggtatttcttttatttatacatgtaattttatttgtatttacatctaatataatttcattaatataatattaagctgGCCAAATAAGTCTACAATCTTTCCTCAGGAATACTGAATCAACTCGTTGTAatggaaaacattaaaaaatgtaaaacaatttGGCTTCCTTCCGCGGACGAAGCATTCCTTGATATATGGGGTGATAAGGCAGCTGAATTGCGAGGGCCACGCAAGAACTCGCACATATATGCGGAGATGGCTCAGTCGCTGGGAGTGCTTGGACATGAGGTCCGTTCAGTTGACGTGAAATATAAAATCCACAATTTCACAATGAAATATaggtaaggcatataatatattatttcattaaagtaattttgttaCAGCCTCAAAATTTCCTTTGCAGAAAATGCAAAGCAGAGCAGGGGACAGGATGTTCTCCTGTTTCTTGGAAGCACTATCGGAGGGTGCACCAAATAATAGGAAGGGATAGGGTGAATAATGTTGATGCGGTCGTTGTCGATAGTATAACaggtatttgttttatttatatatgtaattttatttgtatttacatctaATTGTATAATgttaatttctatttatatatgtaggcaTGCCTGATTCGGTTGCTTCGCCAGCTCCATCAAATTCGCCGATATCACCTTCATGCTCCTCATTTTCAGCTGCTCCGTCTGCTTCGTTTACATTTTCGCCACCATCGTCTCCAGCACTGCACGAAGCTTCCGCAcctgcagcaaaaacaaaaaatgcgaaaatatatgaattaaacgAAACAATAAAATCTTGTATGacagaaaacaataaattaactgCTGAGTtaattgaaatcgaaaaaaaaaggtTGCTGCTATTGAGGTATTGACAAAAAGTGTGGTTAGTTTCTTGGAGAGAAACTAATTAACTAAaacattgttatttaatttatatttaagttttaatgaaTTGTGCCTTTTAAAGTTGCACTAAGTGCCTACTACTatctttttccaaaatgaataaaatgttattttataaaactatgtattacaaattttattgttctGGTGAAAAGTTGTTTTTCAGATTTAAACCAATTGGACTCTTTGTAggtcgaaatatttaaataaatatttggtttgaagataaaattgtttaaaccaaATAACCTTTTTAACCAATAAATTAtggttaatttaataaaacatacgGGAGAATCTACATGAAAGAAGTTAATATATATTACTCACTGAAATATTCCTTTAACGCATTTCTTATCGATTCTCCTTCAGATCGGTCAACTGCATTGGTGCCGTATTGAATATTGCGCCTGGAATCGCGATGCATTTCCACTAgccaattttccaaaattaaatccttctcagcaatcaaaaaattatgtaaaacacATGCACATGAAATAACtgtgtttacatttttcatGTGGTTATCCACGCCTTTTCCAATTCTCCTAAATCTAAAATAGAACCTGTattaccaatttttaaaaatattaatatagaaTCTCTAAGTTGTATTTACCGGGCTTTTAAATGGCCAAAAGCATTTTCCACAACACGCCGGCACTTAGACAATctatagttgaattttttttgttcgggTGTATTGGTCACACTATGCGGATATGGCTTCATTAAATGCTGAGAGAGACGAAAAGCAGAGTCCCCTATAATATGGACTGGTATTTTTGTGGATCCATACAGCAAGCTCAATTCATCAAGAAGTGCACAACTTTGCAACTCGCGCTTTAgcgatgatttttcaaaaattccggaGTCGTTGCATCTTCCAGGACTGCCGCAATGTATATAAACAAATCTATATTTTGCGTCTACCAAAGCCAATAGTACTACGGAATACCACCCTTTGTAGTTGTAGTAATCAATGGCTTCTTCCTTTCTTGGATGAATTTCAATATGACATCCATCTGTATAATAAAGATGCTTTTGATTAAACGTTATTTTTATCGCATTACTTATAAACCTACCTATTGCTCCAATACATTGTGGATAGCCCATTGCATTAAAATCTGCGACTCCATTCTCAATTTGCGCCCTTGTCagtggaaaatttttcaaatatattggaGCCAAAGATGTCCCAACTTCATTGCAAAACTCGATGAGTATTTTGCAAACAGTTGCTTTGCCTACTCCAAACAAATGTCCAATTGATCTGTATTCACTAGAAGATCCTAGTGCATACAGAGCAATTGCCACGCgcttttttagtgaaatcgGGTTTCGAtagttcgtttttcttttggctattttttcaagtttgctgcacaatttttcaaagcaggATCTTTCCCATCGGAAattatctttgaaaaacttGTCCCCATTACTCTGGCAGTCTACTTCCCAAAAGGTACTGGAATGTTcctaaaatatacatgtacattatACACAAATAATGTATCATAAATCTGTTTACCATACCAAAGACCATACACTTTGCGAACGCATTAAATTGGCAGCaacgcttaaaattattttattttcccttaaccttttttttaaataatatgtgaccaactcactatcaattattttaaaataaaatgataaaatcaacataacaaattgaattttatgcaccattttataattttatcaatttttataattcttatttCACAATGTCAACAAAAGACAGTTCAAACACAGTTTCTCCCAAACTTTCGGTGGAAACAGTTGACAGTTctcccaaacacaactcctgcaaacacggtgtttgcttttggtggaaacgtaatattagacacacaaaccgactactagaacattctaacagggaaattcggcaacttccattaaaagaggaaaccgagacgaggaggcttaagcgcaaacgaccaactgacctgcagatgtaaatggtgtcacaattttataaatatactagcgtaccctcgcccgcttcgctagacgataaattcaatgatttgctgaaagagaataaaattaatacgaaacaaagcaatttctttgataaaatttcattcgaactttattgtaacactttttggtagacaacgtttttggttttttcatctttcgcgtgaataatgacgatggtttgccaactcgtgagcaagctacatacaattgtccatgagaaaaaattgggtattctaaattaataccgcacctcatcttgatcagtaatagtgtccattgacttatacgcaactatgtcaccaggtatttgatctaaaatagctgaatttatatcattgacgtccttatttttcccagctaaaattgctctttcgctgagtcaatcatggtttttgtaatgttgaactatgtttggaaatacactctgtatcaatgcctctttagactgtgcaaa
Above is a genomic segment from Anastrepha ludens isolate Willacy chromosome Y, idAnaLude1.1, whole genome shotgun sequence containing:
- the LOC128870550 gene encoding uncharacterized protein LOC128870550, with the translated sequence MVHKIQFVMLILSFYFKIIDSELVTYYLKKRLRENKIILSVAANLMRSQSVWSLEHSSTFWEVDCQSNGDKFFKDNFRWERSCFEKLCSKLEKIAKRKTNYRNPISLKKRVAIALYALGSSSEYRSIGHLFGVGKATVCKILIEFCNEVGTSLAPIYLKNFPLTRAQIENGVADFNAMGYPQCIGAIDGCHIEIHPRKEEAIDYYNYKGWYSVVLLALVDAKYRFVYIHCGSPGRCNDSGIFEKSSLKRELQSCALLDELSLLYGSTKIPVHIIGDSAFRLSQHLMKPYPHSVTNTPEQKKFNYRLSKCRRVVENAFGHLKARFRRIGKGVDNHMKNVNTVISCACVLHNFLIAEKDLILENWLVEMHRDSRRNIQYGTNAVDRSEGESIRNALKEYFSAEASCSAGDDGGENVNEADGAAENEEHEGDIGEFDGAGEATESGMPTYINRN